A region from the Brassica napus cultivar Da-Ae chromosome C8, Da-Ae, whole genome shotgun sequence genome encodes:
- the LOC106411674 gene encoding autophagy-related protein 8f: MAKSTFKQEHDLEKRSAEAARIREKYPDRIPVIVEKAEKSDIPTIDKKKYLVPADLTVGQFVYVIRKRIKLSAEKAIFIFVDNVLPPTGALMSAVYEEKKEEDGFLYVTYSGENTFGY, translated from the exons ATGGCAAAAAGCACGTTCAAGCAAGAGCATGACCTAG AGAAGAGAAGCGCAGAGGCTGCTCGGATTAGAGAGAAGTATCCAGATAGGATTCCG GTGATTGTTGAGAAGGCTGAGAAGAGTGATATACCAACCATCGACAAGAAAAA ATACCTAGTCCCAGCGGATTTGACAGTGGGGCAATTCGTGTATGTCATTCGCAAAAGAATCAAACTGAGTGCAGAGAAGGCTATCTTTATCTTTGTGGACAATGTTCTTCCTCCAACAG GTGCGTTGATGTCAGCTGTGTACGAAGAGAAAAAGGAGGAAGATGGGTTCCTCTATGTCACTTAcagcggagaaaacacatttggATATTGA
- the LOC106412004 gene encoding anaphase-promoting complex subunit 2 isoform X3, giving the protein MWSNDCYLPRLMIITPSIPQSQAYHDFADQRSFFGLMNTREITESYDGFFTTVESLIDGTGDFSVEKEFMSHVSTLCKYGLDSLVHDHFLISLLDYEEEIHQVLCKALEEISIEKQYHDKCMSMETLAFTLVACHLELVPETLSVFSADTEGMSIGLESIATSPE; this is encoded by the exons ATGTGGAGCAACGATTGTTATCTTCCTCGTCTGATGATCATCACTCCCAGCATCCCTCAGTCTCAAGCCTATCATGATTTCGCCGATCAACGATCCTTCTTCG GATTGATGAACACAAGGGAAATTACAGAAAGCTATGATGGGTTTTTCACCACCGTGGAGTCCCTCATTGACGGCACCGGAGACTTCTCAGTCGAGAAGGAGTTCATGTCTCATGTTTCTACTCTCTGCAAGTACGGCCTTGATTCTCTTGTTCATGACCACTTTCTCATATCACTCCTG GATTACGAAGAAGAGATTCACCAAGTGTTGTGCAAGGCTTTGGAAGAAATTTCTATAGAGAAGCAGTACCATGACAAGTGTATGTCCATGGAAACACTCGCCTTTACGTTGGTCGCTTGTCATCTAGAACTCGTACCAGAGACCTTGAGCGTCTTTTCAGCAGATACGGAAG
- the LOC106412004 gene encoding uncharacterized protein LOC106412004 isoform X2 — MWSNDCYLPRLMIITPSIPQSQAYHDFADQRSFFGLMNTREITESYDGFFTTVESLIDGTGDFSVEKEFMSHVSTLCKYGLDSLVHDHFLISLLQAFEKSGALSFSHHFDDCSDKNHTISRYNAWWMAKYSEIDTFHFSFHKLLTKDRCFPDRITKKRFTKCCARLWKKFL, encoded by the exons ATGTGGAGCAACGATTGTTATCTTCCTCGTCTGATGATCATCACTCCCAGCATCCCTCAGTCTCAAGCCTATCATGATTTCGCCGATCAACGATCCTTCTTCG GATTGATGAACACAAGGGAAATTACAGAAAGCTATGATGGGTTTTTCACCACCGTGGAGTCCCTCATTGACGGCACCGGAGACTTCTCAGTCGAGAAGGAGTTCATGTCTCATGTTTCTACTCTCTGCAAGTACGGCCTTGATTCTCTTGTTCATGACCACTTTCTCATATCACTCCTG CAAGCTTTTGAGAAGAGCGGTGCATTGAGTTTTTCGCATCATTTTGATGATTGCAGCGATAAGAACCATACTATAAGTAGATACAATGCTTGGTGGATGGCTAAATATTCTGAGATTGacacttttcatttttcatttcatAAGTTATTGACTAAAGATAGATGCTTTCCGGACAGGATTACGAAGAAGAGATTCACCAAGTGTTGTGCAAGGCTTTGGAAGAAATTTCTATAG
- the LOC106412004 gene encoding anaphase-promoting complex subunit 2 isoform X8 codes for MWSNDCYLPRLMIITPSIPQSQAYHDFADQRSFFGLMNTREITESYDGFFTTVESLIDGTGDFSVEKEFMSHVSTLCKYGLDSLVHDHFLISLLQAFEKSGALSFSHHFDDCSDKNHTISRYNAWITKKRFTKCCARLWKKFL; via the exons ATGTGGAGCAACGATTGTTATCTTCCTCGTCTGATGATCATCACTCCCAGCATCCCTCAGTCTCAAGCCTATCATGATTTCGCCGATCAACGATCCTTCTTCG GATTGATGAACACAAGGGAAATTACAGAAAGCTATGATGGGTTTTTCACCACCGTGGAGTCCCTCATTGACGGCACCGGAGACTTCTCAGTCGAGAAGGAGTTCATGTCTCATGTTTCTACTCTCTGCAAGTACGGCCTTGATTCTCTTGTTCATGACCACTTTCTCATATCACTCCTG CAAGCTTTTGAGAAGAGCGGTGCATTGAGTTTTTCGCATCATTTTGATGATTGCAGCGATAAGAACCATACTATAAGTAGATACAATGCTTG GATTACGAAGAAGAGATTCACCAAGTGTTGTGCAAGGCTTTGGAAGAAATTTCTATAG
- the LOC106412004 gene encoding anaphase-promoting complex subunit 2 isoform X5, with protein sequence MWSNDCYLPRLMIITPSIPQSQAYHDFADQRSFFGLMNTREITESYDGFFTTVESLIDGTGDFSVEKEFMSHVSTLCKYGLDSLVHDHFLISLLDYEEEIHQVLCKALEEISIEKQYHDKCMSMETLAFTLVACHLELVPETLSVFSADTEGLESIATSPE encoded by the exons ATGTGGAGCAACGATTGTTATCTTCCTCGTCTGATGATCATCACTCCCAGCATCCCTCAGTCTCAAGCCTATCATGATTTCGCCGATCAACGATCCTTCTTCG GATTGATGAACACAAGGGAAATTACAGAAAGCTATGATGGGTTTTTCACCACCGTGGAGTCCCTCATTGACGGCACCGGAGACTTCTCAGTCGAGAAGGAGTTCATGTCTCATGTTTCTACTCTCTGCAAGTACGGCCTTGATTCTCTTGTTCATGACCACTTTCTCATATCACTCCTG GATTACGAAGAAGAGATTCACCAAGTGTTGTGCAAGGCTTTGGAAGAAATTTCTATAGAGAAGCAGTACCATGACAAGTGTATGTCCATGGAAACACTCGCCTTTACGTTGGTCGCTTGTCATCTAGAACTCGTACCAGAGACCTTGAGCGTCTTTTCAGCAGATACGGAAG
- the LOC106412004 gene encoding anaphase-promoting complex subunit 2 isoform X7 translates to MWSNDCYLPRLMIITPSIPQSQAYHDFADQRSFFGLMNTREITESYDGFFTTVESLIDGTGDFSVEKEFMSHVSTLCKYGLDSLVHDHFLISLLQAFEKSGALSFSHHFDDCSDKNHTIRLRRRDSPSVVQGFGRNFYREAVP, encoded by the exons ATGTGGAGCAACGATTGTTATCTTCCTCGTCTGATGATCATCACTCCCAGCATCCCTCAGTCTCAAGCCTATCATGATTTCGCCGATCAACGATCCTTCTTCG GATTGATGAACACAAGGGAAATTACAGAAAGCTATGATGGGTTTTTCACCACCGTGGAGTCCCTCATTGACGGCACCGGAGACTTCTCAGTCGAGAAGGAGTTCATGTCTCATGTTTCTACTCTCTGCAAGTACGGCCTTGATTCTCTTGTTCATGACCACTTTCTCATATCACTCCTG CAAGCTTTTGAGAAGAGCGGTGCATTGAGTTTTTCGCATCATTTTGATGATTGCAGCGATAAGAACCATACTATAA GATTACGAAGAAGAGATTCACCAAGTGTTGTGCAAGGCTTTGGAAGAAATTTCTATAGAGAAGCAGTACCATGA
- the LOC106411778 gene encoding protein GOLVEN 1 produces MSCSVKRGLKMVFCFILLLLSSNFGCATARRLRFHKHHHKFASLVQDARRVLGGEETGEDVVVMDYPQPHRKPPIHNEKA; encoded by the coding sequence ATGTCTTGCTCTGTGAAGCGTGGGCTCAAGATGGTGTTTTGTTTCATTCTTCTGCTTTTGTCATCCAACTTTGGTTGTGCCACTGCTCGGCGTCTAAGGTTTCACAAGCATCATCACAAGTTTGCTTCTTTGGTACAAGACGCCAGGAGGGTGCTAGGTGGAGAGGAGACAGGGGAAGATGTAGTAGTCATGGATTATCCTCAGCCTCATCGCAAGCCTCCCATCCACAACGAGAAGGCttga
- the LOC106412004 gene encoding uncharacterized protein LOC106412004 isoform X1 — protein sequence MWSNDCYLPRLMIITPSIPQSQAYHDFADQRSFFGLMNTREITESYDGFFTTVESLIDGTGDFSVEKEFMSHVSTLCKYGLDSLVHDHFLISLLDYEEEIHQVLCKALEEISIEKQYHDKCMSMETLAFTLVACHLELVPETLSVFSADTEGKFIKFFCLGDVFDFFFGMNRDGQMCTQF from the exons ATGTGGAGCAACGATTGTTATCTTCCTCGTCTGATGATCATCACTCCCAGCATCCCTCAGTCTCAAGCCTATCATGATTTCGCCGATCAACGATCCTTCTTCG GATTGATGAACACAAGGGAAATTACAGAAAGCTATGATGGGTTTTTCACCACCGTGGAGTCCCTCATTGACGGCACCGGAGACTTCTCAGTCGAGAAGGAGTTCATGTCTCATGTTTCTACTCTCTGCAAGTACGGCCTTGATTCTCTTGTTCATGACCACTTTCTCATATCACTCCTG GATTACGAAGAAGAGATTCACCAAGTGTTGTGCAAGGCTTTGGAAGAAATTTCTATAGAGAAGCAGTACCATGACAAGTGTATGTCCATGGAAACACTCGCCTTTACGTTGGTCGCTTGTCATCTAGAACTCGTACCAGAGACCTTGAGCGTCTTTTCAGCAGATACGGAAGGTAAATTTATCAAATTCTTCTGCTTGGGTGacgtatttgattttttttttggtatgaatCGGGATGGGCAGATGTGTACACAATTTTAA
- the LOC106412004 gene encoding anaphase-promoting complex subunit 2 isoform X4 produces the protein MWSNDCYLPRLMIITPSIPQSQAYHDFADQRSFFGLMNTREITESYDGFFTTVESLIDGTGDFSVEKEFMSHVSTLCKYGLDSLVHDHFLISLLDYEEEIHQVLCKALEEISIEKQYHDKCMSMETLAFTLVACHLELVPETLSVFSADTEAGNLLFQLAYL, from the exons ATGTGGAGCAACGATTGTTATCTTCCTCGTCTGATGATCATCACTCCCAGCATCCCTCAGTCTCAAGCCTATCATGATTTCGCCGATCAACGATCCTTCTTCG GATTGATGAACACAAGGGAAATTACAGAAAGCTATGATGGGTTTTTCACCACCGTGGAGTCCCTCATTGACGGCACCGGAGACTTCTCAGTCGAGAAGGAGTTCATGTCTCATGTTTCTACTCTCTGCAAGTACGGCCTTGATTCTCTTGTTCATGACCACTTTCTCATATCACTCCTG GATTACGAAGAAGAGATTCACCAAGTGTTGTGCAAGGCTTTGGAAGAAATTTCTATAGAGAAGCAGTACCATGACAAGTGTATGTCCATGGAAACACTCGCCTTTACGTTGGTCGCTTGTCATCTAGAACTCGTACCAGAGACCTTGAGCGTCTTTTCAGCAGATACGGAAG CTGG
- the LOC106412004 gene encoding anaphase-promoting complex subunit 2 isoform X6: MWSNDCYLPRLMIITPSIPQSQAYHDFADQRSFFGLMNTREITESYDGFFTTVESLIDGTGDFSVEKEFMSHVSTLCKYGLDSLVHDHFLISLLDYEEEIHQVLCKALEEISIEKQYHDKCMSMETLAFTLVACHLELVPETLSVFSADTEVGLFVIA, translated from the exons ATGTGGAGCAACGATTGTTATCTTCCTCGTCTGATGATCATCACTCCCAGCATCCCTCAGTCTCAAGCCTATCATGATTTCGCCGATCAACGATCCTTCTTCG GATTGATGAACACAAGGGAAATTACAGAAAGCTATGATGGGTTTTTCACCACCGTGGAGTCCCTCATTGACGGCACCGGAGACTTCTCAGTCGAGAAGGAGTTCATGTCTCATGTTTCTACTCTCTGCAAGTACGGCCTTGATTCTCTTGTTCATGACCACTTTCTCATATCACTCCTG GATTACGAAGAAGAGATTCACCAAGTGTTGTGCAAGGCTTTGGAAGAAATTTCTATAGAGAAGCAGTACCATGACAAGTGTATGTCCATGGAAACACTCGCCTTTACGTTGGTCGCTTGTCATCTAGAACTCGTACCAGAGACCTTGAGCGTCTTTTCAGCAGATACGGAAG